TGGAGATGTATTTATACCAATCGTCATCGAAATTGATGGCTCATCAACGATGATTAACGGAAGCGCATGTGGATTTTCATTGTCTGCCAAAGTTTCGCCGAGAGTAATAGTTTCAATTCCTGCTACAGCGATAATGTCGCCAGGGTGAGCCTCAAGCGTTGGTACGCGTTCAAGGGCTTCAGTAATGAGGAGCTCTGAAATCTTTACGCGCTCCATGGTGCCATCGGTCTTAATCCATGTAACGTTCTGACCTTTTTTAATTACACCTTCGCGAACACGACATAGAGCTAAGCGACCAAGGAATGGTGAAGAGTCAAGGTTAGTAACGTGTGCTTGGAGCGGCGCGCCTTCGTGATAGACAGGAGCTGGAATCGCAGAAAAGATTGTGTCGAATAAAACATCGAGGTTTTCTTCCTCAGGCATTCCACCATCGGCAGGACGCGTTAATGAAGCACGACCTGCTTTAGCCGATGCATATACAACTGGAAATTCAATCTGCTCTTCATTGGCATCTAAATCTAAAAATAGTTCGTACGTCTCATCAACAACTTCGGCGATTCGTGAATCGTGACGGTCGACTTTATTAATGAGCAAAATAACTGGAAGATTCTTTTCCAACGCCTTTCGCAAAACAAAGCGAGTTTGTGGCAGCGGACCTTCAGAGGCATCTACTAACAAGATAACGCCGTCAACCATTTCAAGTCCGCGTTCAACTTCGCCACCGAAATCGGCGTGGCCTGGAGTATCGATAATGTTAACAATCGTGTCACCACGTTTAACTGCGGTGTTTTTAGCAAGAATCGTAATTCCCTTTTCGCGCTCTAGATCCATTGAATCCATCATGCGCTCTTGGCCTTCGCCCTGCTTCTTATAAGCGGCAAATGCACCTGACTGCCACAACATCGCATCGACGAGAGTCGTTTTACCGTGGTCAACGTGGGCGATGATCGCGACGTTTCGAAGGTTCTCGCGCATTTTTATTGGCAGGTCTTTGAGGTGTGCTTGGGTCTTGGCCACGAAAACTACTTTCCTTAGGAAGCCAGCCACTAGAAGGCCTTGCCTCTATCCAACGATTTAGGTGTTACTGAGGCCAATCCATCGGCCGCACGTGGTTATTCTACCTTTGAGAGCAGATATGGCGAAATCACAGCGATTTTCAGGTTGAAAAAACCACGTGGTTTCGTATCG
This sequence is a window from Candidatus Planktophila sp.. Protein-coding genes within it:
- the typA gene encoding translational GTPase TypA gives rise to the protein MAKTQAHLKDLPIKMRENLRNVAIIAHVDHGKTTLVDAMLWQSGAFAAYKKQGEGQERMMDSMDLEREKGITILAKNTAVKRGDTIVNIIDTPGHADFGGEVERGLEMVDGVILLVDASEGPLPQTRFVLRKALEKNLPVILLINKVDRHDSRIAEVVDETYELFLDLDANEEQIEFPVVYASAKAGRASLTRPADGGMPEEENLDVLFDTIFSAIPAPVYHEGAPLQAHVTNLDSSPFLGRLALCRVREGVIKKGQNVTWIKTDGTMERVKISELLITEALERVPTLEAHPGDIIAVAGIETITLGETLADNENPHALPLIIVDEPSISMTIGINTSPLAGKSGKLLTARQVKSRLDAELVGNVSLRVLTTERPDTWEVQGRGELQLAVLVEIMKREGFELTVGKPQVVIKKIDGKVHEPMERLTIDAPEEYLGVLTQLMALRKGRMEQMVNHGTGWIRLDYRVPSRGLIGFRTEFLTETRGTGLLHHVFDGYEAWHGDIRTRGTGSLVSDRMGVVTSYALYGTQDRGSIFVEPGDEVYEGMVIGENSRSEDMDVNCVREKKLTNMRASGTDESERLIPPKKLNMEGALEFCREDECVEVTPAVVRIRKVVLDGDERARTTSRAKKANQNV